One Drosophila subobscura isolate 14011-0131.10 chromosome dot, UCBerk_Dsub_1.0, whole genome shotgun sequence DNA segment encodes these proteins:
- the LOC117902910 gene encoding forkhead box protein K2 yields MQKMAHTNLAATRSNTPDQERERATDNGHMPKPLTTGIYPTSSSRNAQATTMALEQYRLQLYNYALNIERFRCPPYVNGNGAGAGSNTPWIHMNPYGAQSTGTGVNRMTALSTISLFPQSQRIFQPEEPKPQHSYIGLIAMAILSSTEMKLVLSDIYQYILDNYSYFRSRGPGWRNSIRHNLSLNDCFIKSGRSANGKGHYWAIHPANMDDFRKGDFRRRKAQRKVRKHMGLSVDDASTDSPSPPPLDLTTPPPPSSQATIQLAALSYPYHQNYIGQFFNRNSDTAQPHYSVSHPVQSVQRHPHCLEPSIQQAHQQIAYINSTTTTTIANMYSQTRKRQFDVASLLAPDVQIVDIVSEDQESSPASNTATATRTTTQTQHTVITKQTIHREVVVGLEQPVPDTDIDADIDVEVNVDVVDDSNDPDPDLDPDADLDMDADESEKTTEALKQVFSVDDNNSYLSDCRRSSFDADPDTEDLEPHNYSIPSTAARSLGSSSSQHEESNSLEECPTASSGTTITPNDRVNSTHSAHLGVSIPKAYIELNHVDPHILSRYYGTYMAAAARRASLEASREKATTTPPPTIEIISHK; encoded by the coding sequence ATGCAGAAAATGGCACACACTAATTTGGCTGCAACGCGGTCGAACACACCCGACCAGGAACGGGAGCGTGCAACTGATAACGGACACATGCCCAAACCACTCACGACTGGAATTTATCCCACCAGCTCATCTAGAAATGCTCAAGCGACAACAATGGCTCTCGAACAGTACCGACTGCAGCTCTACAACTATGCCTTGAATATTGAGAGATTCCGTTGTCCGCcatatgtaaatggaaatggtgctggagctggatctAATACGCCCTGGATTCATATGAACCCGTACGGAGCCCAGAGCACCGGTACAGGTGTCAACAGAATGACCGCGCTTTCGACTATTTCACTGTTTCCCCAGTCGCAGCGCATTTTTCAACCCGAGGAGCCTAAGCCACAGCACAGCTATATTGGACTGATAGCAATGGCAATTCTCAGCTCAACGGAGATGAAGTTGGTCCTCTCAGACATTTACCAATACATTTTGGATAACTATTCGTATTTTAGAAGCCGTGGGCCGGGTTGGAGAAATTCCATCAGGCATAATCTGTCGCTAAATGATTGCTTCATTAAATCGGGACGCAGCGCAAATGGCAAGGGTCATTATTGGGCAATCCATCCGGCCAACATGGATGATTTTCGCAAGGGTGATTTTCGGCGCCGTAAGGCCCAGCGAAAAGTGCGAAAACATATGGGTCTGTCAGTTGATGATGCCAGCACTGACTCGCCCAGTCCCCCACCGTTAGACCTAACAACGCCTCCTCCGCCAAGCTCACAGGCTACAATACAATTAGCCGCACTTAGCTATCCTTATCACCAGAACTATATCGGGCAGTTCTTCAATCGAAATTCAgacacagctcagccacatTACTCCGTATCACATCCGGTCCAGTCGGTCCAGCGGCATCCCCATTGCCTGGAACCATCAATTCAACAAGCACATCAACAAATTGCGTATATTAATTctacgacaacgacaacaataGCAAACATGTACTCGCAAACACGAAAGCGTCAGTTCGACGTAGCCTCGTTACTAGCACCTGATGTCCAGATCGTTGATATCGTATCTGAAGATCAAGAGTCTTCGCCAGCGTCCAATACTGCAACAGCTACGCGGACAACAACGCAAACTCAGCATACGGTCATCACGAAGCAAACCATACACCGTGAAGTGGTTGTAGGATTGGAGCAGCCCGTTCCTGATACTGATATTGACGCAGATATCGACGTTGAAGTTAATGTTGATGTGGTAGATGATAGTAATGATCCCGATCCTGATCTCGACCCGGATGCGGATTTGGATATGGATGCGGATGAGTCCGAAAAGACAACAGAGGCTTTAAAACAAGTTTTCTCTGTCGATGACAATAACTCGTACCTAAGCGATTGTAGGCGTTCATCTTTTGATGCCGATCCTGATACTGAAGACCTTGAGCCGCACAACTACTCCATTCCTAGTACAGCAGCAAGATCTTTGGGCAGCAGTAGTAGCCAACATGAGGAATCTAACTCTTTGGAAGAATGTCCCACCGCTTCTTCCGGCACCACAATCACACCCAATGATCGGGTAAATTCCACGCATTCGGCACATCTGGGAGTATCGATTCCCAAGGCATACATAGAGCTGAACCACGTCGATCCACATATACTGAGTAGATATTATGGAACATATATGGCGGCTGCAGCTCGACGTGCTAGTCTGGAGGCGTCcagagaaaaagcaacaactaccCCTCCACCGACCATCGAAATAATCTCacataagtaa